From the Roseofilum capinflatum BLCC-M114 genome, the window TTGACAATGGTTAAATTAGTTGGGTTTCTATCTCCCCATTTCCCCATTGCCTAACTCATCGCGGCAATCAGTAACCCCACCAGTTGGGCCGAGGTATGAATGGAGGTTTTTTCTTCCTCACTCAGGTTATAAGTCTCTGTCCATTGCAGGGAAAGTAGGGCTAACCGGTTTTGCTGATAGTGGATGGGAATTGCCAGATGAGCCTTAATGGAGCCATCCGTTGGTTGTGAATATTGGGGAGTCCCTGACGAAAGGGCTTCTTCTACTAAGGGATCTGTACTTAAGTCAATGGGAGCATCCGTACTGCTATAACGACCCACAGGGGAGCTAAGGGCCCCATCTTTAACGATTTGTAGAATACAGCCTTGGGTGTCAAAGGCCTGGGCAAATACTTGGGCGATCGCCACCAGAGCCGTCTCTAGTTCTTGAGGTTCTTGGGTTAACTTCACTAAGGTGGAGAGCAATAAGGTTTGAGCCTGACAAGTTTCTAACTCTTCCGTGCGCTGTTTGAGAAGCTCATAGGTTTGAGTCGCTCGGTCTACCACTCCCTTTAATTCTGTCGGGTCCCAAGGCTTCGTTATATATTTATAGACCTGGCCAGAATTAATGGCTTCTACAAGATCTTCTACATCCGTAAACCCAGTCAGAATGATCCGCATGGTATTCGGATACTGTTCCACCGTCTGACTGAGGAACTCTGTACCCTTCATTTGGGGCATCCGTTGGTCAGAGATAATTACCGCCACTTCCCCTTCTGCGGCCAACACCTTGAGGGCTTCAGCTCCACTTTCAGCTTTCGAGACCTGAAATTCACGCCTAAAGGTTCGATAAAGTAAGTCCAAATTATCCGGTTCGTCATCTACGACGAGCATTTTTGGCTTTTTCCGTCGGCTCATACTGTATAACTGGGGAACTGGTGGACAATTGAGACCAGCACTTCGGAACCGGTCACTCTATTAATCATAATGGCTTTTGGGTTGTTCTCCAACTGCATTATTGGGTGAGTTGAGCGATCGCCGAGTTTAGCGATCGCCCAGGTTTGGGTATTGGCCGATCTCTGTCCCTTCAACCCAAGTTTGTTGAGCTTCATCGAACTCCACTAGCCAACTGAGGACTTCACGGGGTTCTTCTATGGCCTGATCGTTGAACCGAGCGGCTTCACTCAAATAGCCGACATAATGCCCCATGAGAAAATAAACCGCTACCATGGCTACCGCAGCCCCTGCCACTAGAACCCCAGCTAACATCAGAGAGAATTCCCGCGTATGAATCGCCGATTCCATCAGATGTAAAGACCAGGCTACTAAGGCAATGACAATTATGAGAATAATGATCATTGCTCGTTTAAGAATTGTAACAATTCCTGTATTGTAACAAGTTATTGCAGGACTGTCGCGGTTCAATTCTTAAATTCTTGTAGAAATCTCTGTTTCCCCAACAGAGTGTGATAGATATCACCCCATTGGCTGTCTAATCTTCAAACCTTGGGCGGCCAAATGCTCCTTAATTTGAGCAACGGACAGTTGACCGTAGTGCAATAAGGAGGCTAAAAGAGCCGCTTCAGCCTTGCCGTCCGTTAACGCTTCATGGATATGTTCGCAGGTTCCCGCCCCCCCAGAAGCAATCACCGGAATTTCCACCGCTTCAGCAATCGTACGGGTTAGCACCAGATCGTAACCGGCTTGAGTGCCATCGGCATCCATGCTTGTGAGCAAAATTTCTCCAGCTCCGCGAGCGGCCACATCCTTCGCCCAGGAGAGGGCATCAAGTCCAGTATTCTCTCGTCCCCCGCGCACATAAACATCCCATCCCGGATTCCCAGGATCGTCGCGTCTTTTTGCATCAATCGCTACTACAATACACTGATTCCCAAAGCGATCGCTGGCCCGATTCACCAAATCCGGGTCTCGAACTGCTGAGGAGTTGATACTCACCTTATCCGCCCCGGCCCTTAACAAATTTTTAATCATTTCTAAGGATTGAATTCCTCCACCCACCGTCAGAGGAATAAACACCTGCTCGGCCGTCCGGTAAACCACATCCAGAATAATATCCCGGTCTTCATGAGTGGCTGTAATATCCAGAAACACCAACTCATCAGCCCCCGCATCATTGTAGATCGAAGCCAACTCCACCGGATCGCCCGCATCCTGAAGGTTAACAAAATTAATTCCTTTCACCACTCGCCCTGCCCTCACATCCAGACAGGGTAAAATCCGTTTAGCAACCATCCGCGTCCTCTGACTTATGACTTATGACTGATTACTTTTACTCTACAGCGCGATCGCCTATTTCTGTTTAATCACCACTAACGTAATATCATCAAACACCTTCTGCTTCCCAATAAACTCTCGCACATCTTGAATCACCCGCTCTCGAATTCCCTCGGCCGACTTATCTCGATGCTGAACTACCACAGTGCATAACTGTTCTAAGCCATATTGAACTCGATCCATATTAGCCGCTTCCGTAATTCCATCCGTATATAACACAACGACATCTCCCCGGTTGAGGTGAATATCTTGTTGGCTAATAAACTGCCTAATTTCTCCATCCAAACCAATCGGAAATCCTAAATCAATTGTATCAATAATCTCAACTTCACCCTCTAATCGCACCAGGATCAAGTGTTCGTGTTGTCCGCTTAGAGTCATCACCCCATCATGATAATCTAGAATCGATAACGTCATATTTTTATCACAATTCATTCGTTGCAAATTATCGTATAGCGTTTGATTGAGTACATCTAAAAACTCAACGGGGTTCGTTTGATTAACTTTTTGCAGCGTTCGGACGACGGTTTGAGTCATCAGCATTAATACACCGCTTTCCAACCCATGTCCCGTCACATCACCAATGCTGATTTTCAAATGATCCCCTTGTTGAAGCACATCATAATAATCCCCTCCCACTTCATCCGCAGGTTCCATATACCCAGCAATATCTAAACAAGATATATTCTTTAGCTCTCCGGGTTTTGGCAAAACCATTTTCTGGATAGTTTTTGCGATCTCTATTTCAGAGCTTAAACGAATATTTTCCGCCTTAAGTTTTTCATTTAAAATACCAATTTCTTGATTCGCGCACTCTAGCTCTGCTGTTCGTTCTTCGACTTTCTGTTCTAAGGTATGATAAAGATTCGCATTATCTAGGGAGGTATTGACTAAAACCTTCGCCAATTGTGAGAACTCGTCATTAGTTGATAAAGAAATATTGCGAATAGCTTCTCCTCGTTTGGTATTTTCAATAGCAGCGCTAAGTTTGTGCAGAGGAGAAACAATTCTATGGCGGAAAAAGACCAGGATATCGTAGACCAAAAACAGGACAGCTCCTAAAATAAAAACAATCACAATTGCAGGAATTAAAAGAGAGAACAACGCTTCTTCTATCGGTTGCTCAACAATAGCAAACCAAGGAACGACATTCAGAGATTGCCCGGAGGCAAACACC encodes:
- a CDS encoding response regulator yields the protein MLVVDDEPDNLDLLYRTFRREFQVSKAESGAEALKVLAAEGEVAVIISDQRMPQMKGTEFLSQTVEQYPNTMRIILTGFTDVEDLVEAINSGQVYKYITKPWDPTELKGVVDRATQTYELLKQRTEELETCQAQTLLLSTLVKLTQEPQELETALVAIAQVFAQAFDTQGCILQIVKDGALSSPVGRYSSTDAPIDLSTDPLVEEALSSGTPQYSQPTDGSIKAHLAIPIHYQQNRLALLSLQWTETYNLSEEEKTSIHTSAQLVGLLIAAMS
- the hisF gene encoding imidazole glycerol phosphate synthase subunit HisF → MVAKRILPCLDVRAGRVVKGINFVNLQDAGDPVELASIYNDAGADELVFLDITATHEDRDIILDVVYRTAEQVFIPLTVGGGIQSLEMIKNLLRAGADKVSINSSAVRDPDLVNRASDRFGNQCIVVAIDAKRRDDPGNPGWDVYVRGGRENTGLDALSWAKDVAARGAGEILLTSMDADGTQAGYDLVLTRTIAEAVEIPVIASGGAGTCEHIHEALTDGKAEAALLASLLHYGQLSVAQIKEHLAAQGLKIRQPMG
- a CDS encoding SpoIIE family protein phosphatase, with protein sequence MKTRKNKSLIKQLIQKVLLIALISIFGLGSTIVLLALNRIDSVHKQMLDSNVEAVRAFDEYFIRLKASILAASNLLQATNDVQYAILQIASLNPSIVDILIMNQQGEINDQYHAFGRPNVTQYEYPELLKMELKFSEISFSQIAYEEEISTIDILTPLFDELGIQTGILMVRVDLTELWNTTLAIQVGESGYAYIVDSEGYLISHRNRSYLVNRNLTLKDLLGRTPESIANTELQFYRGLQNKWVFASGQSLNVVPWFAIVEQPIEEALFSLLIPAIVIVFILGAVLFLVYDILVFFRHRIVSPLHKLSAAIENTKRGEAIRNISLSTNDEFSQLAKVLVNTSLDNANLYHTLEQKVEERTAELECANQEIGILNEKLKAENIRLSSEIEIAKTIQKMVLPKPGELKNISCLDIAGYMEPADEVGGDYYDVLQQGDHLKISIGDVTGHGLESGVLMLMTQTVVRTLQKVNQTNPVEFLDVLNQTLYDNLQRMNCDKNMTLSILDYHDGVMTLSGQHEHLILVRLEGEVEIIDTIDLGFPIGLDGEIRQFISQQDIHLNRGDVVVLYTDGITEAANMDRVQYGLEQLCTVVVQHRDKSAEGIRERVIQDVREFIGKQKVFDDITLVVIKQK